TTCCAGAAGGAGTCCAGATGGCAATGCCAGGTGATAACGTAGACATGACAGTTGAACTCATATACCCAGTTGCTCTTGAAGAAACCCAGAGATTTGCTATCCGTGAAGGTGGAAGAACAGTAGGTGCTGGAGTTATTACAAAGGTTATTGAATAGAGAGGGTTTTGATAACAATGAGAGATATTATCTTACTTGAGTGCACAGAATGTAAAAGAAGGAATTACGCAACTACAATAAATAAGAAAGAAAACAAGGAAAAATTACAATTGAAAAAGTATTGTAAGTTTTGTAAAAAACATACTTTACATAAGGAGGTAAAGGCATAGGCTCGTAGCTCAATTGGTAGAGCAACGGTCTCCAAAACCGTAGGTTGGGGGTTCGATTCCCTCCGGGCCTGCCAGTAGAAATGAAAGACAAGGCAAACGTTAAAACAGTTAAAACAACTACACCGACAACAATAAAACTTCCAAAAACCTCTTTTAAAGATTTTTTAAAGGGTGTATGGGTTGAATTAAGGCATAAGGTTAAATGGCCTACTAGAAAAGAACTTCTACAGGATTCTATCGTTGTAATTGGTTTTCTTGTTTTCTGGACAGCATATATCGGAATGTGGGATTTTGGTTTTGCACAACTTTTGAGGTTAATTTTGAAATAATATGGATGAAAATGTTAAAGTTCCTCATTGGTATCTTGTGCATACTTACTCTGGAAAAGAGCAGAAGGTTATTGAGGAACTGAAAAACCGTATTCGTGGATATGGTTTAGAGGATAAAATTTTAGAAATTCTTCTGCCTTCTGATTACTATAGCTTTATCGATAAGAGGGGCAAAAGAAAAATTAAACCTGTTAAAGTTTTTCCTGGTTATATATTTGTAAAGATGATTTTAACAGATGAATCTTGGTATGTTGTAAGAAATACACCTGGCGTTTTGGGTTTTGTAGGTCCTACAGGTAAGCCTACTCCTATTTCTGAAGAAGAAATTGAAAAAATTGTAAAAGAAAGGGTAACTGAAGAAAGAGCAAAGGAAAAACTCCATTTTGACGTAAATGATAGAGTAAAGATTTTAGTAGGACCTTTCAAAGATATGGAAGGTGTTGTTGAATCAATTGATGAATCCAAAGGCATTGCAAGAGTTGTTTTAAAAATGTTTGGAAGAGAAATGCCTGTCGAATTGCA
The Caldisericaceae bacterium genome window above contains:
- the tuf gene encoding elongation factor Tu (EF-Tu; promotes GTP-dependent binding of aminoacyl-tRNA to the A-site of ribosomes during protein biosynthesis; when the tRNA anticodon matches the mRNA codon, GTP hydrolysis results; the inactive EF-Tu-GDP leaves the ribosome and release of GDP is promoted by elongation factor Ts; many prokaryotes have two copies of the gene encoding EF-Tu), which codes for PEGVQMAMPGDNVDMTVELIYPVALEETQRFAIREGGRTVGAGVITKVIE
- the rpmG gene encoding 50S ribosomal protein L33, with amino-acid sequence MRDIILLECTECKRRNYATTINKKENKEKLQLKKYCKFCKKHTLHKEVKA
- the secE gene encoding preprotein translocase subunit SecE gives rise to the protein MKDKANVKTVKTTTPTTIKLPKTSFKDFLKGVWVELRHKVKWPTRKELLQDSIVVIGFLVFWTAYIGMWDFGFAQLLRLILK
- the nusG gene encoding transcription termination/antitermination protein NusG; the protein is MDENVKVPHWYLVHTYSGKEQKVIEELKNRIRGYGLEDKILEILLPSDYYSFIDKRGKRKIKPVKVFPGYIFVKMILTDESWYVVRNTPGVLGFVGPTGKPTPISEEEIEKIVKERVTEERAKEKLHFDVNDRVKILVGPFKDMEGVVESIDESKGIARVVLKMFGREMPVELQSEHIQKV